Proteins encoded together in one Microbacterium oxydans window:
- a CDS encoding mechanosensitive ion channel family protein — MMLPFTTTPAPDPVEIPKMWADLSEGLIELGKKALAIAIIIAACVVIGLVLRIVIRRVVHRIVDSAKSKASVDDTQALERSPLADMRLVQRTRTLGTILQNIVNVMLVVIAIVLIVNAIDNSLLGSLTLLTAAVGAGLGFGAQNIVKDVLNGIFLVAEDQIGIGDVVDLGLASGVVEYVSVRITQVRDVNGTLWYVRNGEVTRIGNMSQGWARAIIDLGVPADSDLEQVEHIMLETAQGLAKDPKWRTRIIEKPELWGLESVDGDALVVRIVVKARANAKDDVAQELRRRLRAALLEKDIAVPSMADVMPTGLDGARRVRGANPPKTRPNAVTGVPIIPDRGIWRRKKPTDDGSSQK, encoded by the coding sequence ATGATGCTCCCCTTCACGACCACCCCTGCCCCCGATCCCGTCGAGATCCCCAAGATGTGGGCGGACCTCTCGGAAGGTCTGATCGAGCTCGGCAAGAAGGCCCTGGCCATCGCGATCATCATCGCGGCCTGCGTCGTGATCGGCCTCGTCCTGCGGATCGTGATCCGGCGCGTCGTGCACCGCATCGTAGACAGTGCGAAGAGCAAGGCCTCGGTCGACGACACGCAGGCTCTGGAACGATCGCCGCTCGCCGACATGCGTCTGGTGCAGCGCACGAGGACGCTCGGCACGATCCTGCAGAACATCGTGAACGTGATGCTCGTCGTGATAGCCATCGTGCTGATCGTGAACGCGATCGACAACAGCCTCCTCGGCTCGCTGACCCTGCTCACCGCCGCTGTCGGCGCCGGCCTCGGTTTCGGGGCGCAGAACATCGTCAAGGACGTCCTGAACGGCATCTTCCTCGTCGCGGAGGATCAGATCGGCATCGGCGACGTGGTCGATCTCGGGCTCGCGAGCGGTGTCGTCGAGTACGTCAGCGTCCGCATCACCCAGGTCAGGGACGTGAACGGCACCCTCTGGTACGTGCGCAACGGCGAGGTCACCCGCATCGGCAACATGTCGCAGGGCTGGGCGCGCGCGATCATCGACCTGGGCGTGCCGGCGGACTCCGACCTCGAGCAGGTCGAGCACATCATGCTCGAGACGGCGCAGGGGCTGGCGAAGGACCCGAAGTGGCGCACCCGCATCATCGAGAAGCCGGAGCTCTGGGGCCTGGAGTCGGTCGACGGGGACGCCCTCGTGGTGCGCATCGTGGTCAAGGCTCGCGCCAATGCGAAGGACGACGTCGCACAGGAGCTGCGTCGCCGCCTGCGGGCCGCCCTGCTCGAGAAGGACATCGCCGTGCCGAGCATGGCCGACGTCATGCCCACGGGCCTCGACGGAGCCCGTCGGGTGCGCGGGGCGAACCCGCCGAAGACCCGGCCGAATGCCGTCACGGGCGTGCCGATCATCCCCGACCGCGGCATCTGGCGCCGCAAGAAGCCCACCGACGACGGGAGCTCCCAGAAGTGA
- the pepN gene encoding aminopeptidase N gives MPGENLTRIEAQERRDVIDTQSYEVALDLTKGAEVFGSRSVVRFTATPEGFTFIDLIAREVREISLNGEQLDPNEVFADSRIALTGLQAENVLVVDADCEYTNTGEGLHRFVDPVDGEVYLYSQFEVPDSRRVFAVFEQPDLKATFQFTVTAPAAWKVVSNSPTPEPIVHDDDVTATWGFEPTPRISSYITALVAGPYESTFSELTSASGRVIPLGVYGRKSLWQHLDADYIFDKTREGFAYFESKFGVPYPFAKYDQLFVPEFNAGAMENAGAVTFTETYVFRSKVTDAVKERRVVTILHELAHMWFGDLVTMKWWNDLWLNESFAEWASTIATAEATEWTEAWTTFNAMEKTWAYRQDQLPSTHPIVAEINDLEDVQVNFDGITYAKGGSVLKQLAAWVGIEEFFAGVSQYFQKHSWGNTELSDLLSELEATSGRDLSTWSKKWLETAGVNTLEPVIAEDHDGKISRFAITQTAPADYPTIRPHRLGIGFYTLTDGSLTRSHYVEVDVDGDRTEVPELHGIDRPDLVLLNDNDLAYAKIRLDEKSLATAIAHLADIHDPLARSLVWGAAWDQTRDAETGASAYLDLVLGNIGRETESTTVRTTLAQLRTAANLYVAPADREAARLKVADGLWNLAESAAPGSDSQLQFVTAFANALVTPEHAGIIGRLRSGEDTLPGLEVDADLNWQLLVGLATIGATDAGAIDAALAADNTAKGGEFAAQARASLPDSASKKAAWASLIERDDAPNTIVRSAALGFTHPAGAAVLAEFVPAYFDMLLPVWESRTYQIAQYLIVGLFPTALADVALRDATRAWLAANQDAAPALRRLVLENLADVERALAAQSRDAED, from the coding sequence GTGCCTGGAGAGAACCTCACCCGTATCGAAGCGCAGGAGCGCCGCGACGTCATCGACACCCAGTCCTATGAAGTCGCTCTCGATCTGACCAAGGGCGCCGAGGTGTTCGGCTCCCGCAGCGTCGTGCGCTTCACCGCGACTCCGGAGGGCTTCACCTTCATCGACCTGATCGCCCGGGAGGTACGCGAGATCTCGCTCAACGGCGAGCAGCTCGACCCGAACGAGGTCTTCGCCGACTCGCGCATCGCCCTGACCGGCCTGCAGGCGGAGAACGTGCTGGTCGTCGACGCCGACTGCGAGTACACCAACACGGGCGAGGGCCTGCACCGCTTCGTCGACCCCGTCGACGGGGAGGTCTACCTCTACTCGCAGTTCGAGGTGCCCGACTCGCGTCGCGTTTTCGCCGTGTTCGAGCAGCCCGACCTCAAGGCGACGTTCCAGTTCACCGTGACGGCTCCGGCCGCGTGGAAGGTCGTCTCCAACTCCCCCACGCCCGAGCCCATCGTGCATGACGACGACGTGACCGCGACGTGGGGCTTCGAGCCGACGCCGCGCATCTCCTCGTACATCACGGCGCTCGTCGCCGGGCCGTACGAGTCCACGTTCTCGGAGCTGACGAGCGCGTCCGGCCGCGTGATCCCCCTCGGCGTCTACGGCCGCAAGAGCCTCTGGCAGCACCTCGACGCCGACTACATCTTCGACAAGACCCGTGAGGGCTTCGCCTACTTCGAGTCGAAGTTCGGCGTGCCGTACCCGTTCGCCAAGTACGACCAGCTCTTCGTGCCCGAGTTCAACGCCGGTGCCATGGAGAACGCGGGAGCGGTGACGTTCACGGAGACCTACGTCTTCCGCAGCAAGGTGACCGACGCCGTCAAGGAGCGTCGCGTCGTCACGATCCTGCACGAGCTCGCGCACATGTGGTTCGGCGACCTCGTCACCATGAAGTGGTGGAACGACCTGTGGCTGAACGAGTCGTTCGCCGAGTGGGCCTCCACCATCGCGACTGCCGAGGCCACCGAGTGGACCGAGGCGTGGACCACGTTCAACGCCATGGAGAAGACCTGGGCGTACCGTCAGGACCAGCTCCCCTCGACGCACCCGATCGTCGCCGAGATCAACGACCTGGAGGACGTGCAGGTCAACTTCGACGGCATCACGTACGCCAAGGGCGGCTCCGTCCTGAAGCAGCTCGCGGCCTGGGTCGGCATCGAGGAGTTCTTCGCCGGCGTCTCCCAGTACTTCCAGAAGCACTCCTGGGGCAACACCGAGCTGAGCGACCTGCTCTCCGAGCTCGAGGCCACCAGCGGCCGCGACCTGAGCACCTGGTCGAAGAAGTGGCTCGAGACCGCGGGCGTGAACACGCTGGAGCCGGTGATCGCCGAGGACCACGACGGGAAGATCTCGCGCTTCGCGATCACGCAGACGGCCCCGGCCGACTACCCCACGATCCGCCCGCACCGTCTCGGCATCGGCTTCTACACGCTGACGGACGGCTCGCTGACCCGTTCGCACTACGTCGAGGTCGACGTCGACGGAGACCGCACCGAGGTGCCGGAGCTGCACGGCATCGACCGTCCCGACCTCGTGCTGCTCAACGACAACGACCTCGCCTACGCGAAGATCCGTCTCGACGAGAAGTCGCTCGCCACCGCGATCGCCCACCTGGCCGACATCCACGATCCGCTGGCCCGCTCGCTGGTCTGGGGCGCCGCCTGGGACCAGACGCGTGACGCCGAGACCGGTGCATCCGCCTACCTCGACCTCGTCCTCGGCAACATCGGCCGCGAGACCGAGTCGACCACGGTGCGCACCACGCTCGCTCAGCTCCGCACCGCCGCGAACCTCTACGTCGCACCCGCCGACCGCGAGGCCGCCCGCCTCAAGGTCGCCGACGGTCTGTGGAACCTCGCGGAGTCCGCGGCGCCGGGCAGCGACAGCCAGCTGCAGTTCGTCACCGCGTTCGCGAACGCCCTCGTCACTCCCGAGCACGCCGGCATCATCGGTCGTCTGCGCTCGGGCGAGGACACGCTCCCCGGCCTCGAGGTCGACGCCGATCTGAACTGGCAGCTGCTCGTCGGCCTGGCCACCATCGGCGCGACGGATGCCGGGGCGATCGACGCCGCGCTCGCTGCGGACAACACCGCGAAGGGCGGCGAGTTCGCCGCGCAGGCTCGGGCATCGCTCCCGGACTCCGCCTCGAAGAAGGCCGCGTGGGCGTCGCTCATCGAGCGCGATGACGCTCCCAACACGATCGTCCGCTCGGCGGCACTCGGATTCACGCACCCGGCCGGTGCCGCGGTGCTGGCCGAGTTCGTGCCCGCGTACTTCGACATGCTCCTTCCCGTGTGGGAGTCGCGCACCTACCAGATCGCGCAGTACCTGATCGTCGGGCTGTTCCCGACCGCACTCGCCGACGTCGCGCTGCGTGACGCCACGCGTGCGTGGCTGGCGGCGAACCAGGATGCAGCGCCCGCACTGCGACGCCTCGTCCTCGAGAACCTCGCCGACGTCGAGCGTGCGCTGGCGGCACAGTCGCGCGACGCGGAGGACTGA
- a CDS encoding ferrochelatase, producing MTAIEPNAVPFASPAAAGGAPFVTTPVAYDAILLAGFGGPEGQEDVIPFLRNVTRGRGIPDERLEEVAHHYRHFGGVSPINGQNRVLKEALQNALVERGITLPVYWGNRNWAPYLEEVVTEASTNGHNTLLAFATSAYSSFSSCRQYREDFARILEETGLGETVTIDKIRPFYDHPGFVEAFETGVREAVEGFLADGIAPADIQILFSTHSIPTADAERSGARDIEWGEGGAYAAQHLAVAAWVMDRVRQTVPAAADVSWELVYQSRSGPASQPWLEPDVCDVIGELPSRGRKAVAVVPVGFMSDHMEVLWDLDTEAAEAAEEAGLAFTRTPTPGVAPAFVAGIVDLIEERLQGRPNEERAHVTSLPGGFDVCRPGCCENIRAGFKPAAAGVAP from the coding sequence GTGACTGCGATCGAGCCGAATGCCGTTCCCTTTGCCTCTCCTGCTGCCGCCGGTGGTGCGCCCTTCGTGACCACGCCGGTCGCCTACGACGCGATCCTGCTCGCCGGATTCGGCGGGCCGGAGGGCCAGGAGGACGTCATCCCGTTCCTCCGGAACGTGACCCGCGGGCGCGGGATCCCCGACGAACGGCTCGAGGAGGTCGCGCATCACTATCGCCACTTCGGCGGGGTGAGCCCGATCAACGGCCAGAACCGCGTGCTCAAGGAGGCGCTCCAGAACGCCCTCGTCGAGCGCGGCATCACGCTCCCCGTCTACTGGGGGAACCGCAACTGGGCTCCGTATCTGGAAGAGGTCGTGACCGAGGCGTCGACCAACGGCCACAACACGCTCCTGGCCTTCGCGACCAGCGCCTACAGCTCCTTCTCCAGCTGCCGTCAGTACCGTGAGGACTTCGCCCGCATCCTGGAGGAGACGGGACTGGGGGAGACCGTCACGATCGACAAGATCCGTCCCTTCTACGACCACCCCGGCTTCGTCGAAGCGTTCGAGACGGGTGTCCGCGAGGCGGTCGAGGGCTTCCTCGCCGACGGGATCGCCCCGGCCGACATCCAGATCCTGTTCTCCACCCACAGCATCCCGACGGCCGACGCCGAGCGGTCCGGCGCGCGCGACATCGAGTGGGGTGAGGGCGGCGCGTACGCCGCCCAGCACCTGGCTGTCGCCGCCTGGGTCATGGACCGCGTCCGCCAGACCGTTCCGGCCGCGGCCGACGTGTCCTGGGAGCTCGTCTACCAGTCCCGCTCCGGCCCCGCTTCGCAGCCGTGGCTCGAGCCCGACGTCTGCGATGTCATCGGCGAACTGCCGTCGCGCGGACGCAAGGCCGTGGCCGTCGTCCCGGTGGGGTTCATGAGCGATCACATGGAGGTCCTGTGGGATCTCGACACCGAGGCGGCCGAGGCGGCGGAGGAGGCCGGTCTCGCTTTCACGCGCACCCCGACGCCAGGAGTCGCTCCCGCCTTCGTCGCGGGCATCGTCGACCTCATCGAGGAGCGCCTCCAGGGGCGTCCCAACGAGGAGCGTGCGCACGTGACGTCGCTTCCCGGCGGTTTCGACGTCTGCCGCCCCGGCTGCTGCGAGAACATCCGCGCGGGCTTCAAGCCGGCCGCCGCCGGCGTCGCGCCGTGA
- a CDS encoding ribose-5-phosphate isomerase, with translation MRIHIATDHAGLDFSTKLQEHLRTAGHEVVDHGPIEYDAVDDYPAFCIRAAQAVISDQRAGVEALGVVFGGSGNGEQIAANKVEGVRAALVWNLSTAELAREHNDANVISIGARQHTYDEVTSFIDRFIETPFSGDERHVRRIGQIADFERDGSLLPDPRA, from the coding sequence ATGCGCATCCACATCGCCACCGACCACGCGGGACTCGACTTCTCCACGAAGCTGCAGGAGCACCTGCGCACGGCGGGGCACGAGGTCGTCGATCACGGACCGATCGAGTACGACGCGGTGGACGACTACCCGGCGTTCTGCATCCGGGCGGCGCAGGCGGTCATCTCCGACCAGCGCGCCGGTGTCGAGGCTCTCGGCGTGGTCTTCGGCGGTTCGGGCAACGGCGAGCAGATCGCCGCCAACAAGGTCGAAGGCGTGCGCGCGGCCCTCGTGTGGAACCTCTCCACGGCGGAGCTGGCACGCGAGCACAACGACGCCAACGTCATCTCCATCGGCGCACGGCAGCACACCTACGATGAGGTGACGTCGTTCATCGACCGCTTCATCGAGACCCCGTTCTCCGGTGACGAGCGGCATGTGCGCCGCATCGGTCAGATCGCGGACTTCGAGCGCGACGGCTCCCTCCTTCCGGATCCGCGGGCCTGA
- a CDS encoding Fpg/Nei family DNA glycosylase: MPEGHSVHRIARQFDRNFVGKTLSASSPQGRFAEGAAVLDGRAVVSVQAVGKQMFLETEGDLWLRVHLGLYGAWDFAGEIVVDPTIASANGRMGQTNQRGTVLDEPILDDAGENSLASIGAPRRTRVHVRMSEQTKGLADEGMEWPPPVVGQVRLRLMTDITAADLRGPTACVLQTPEEMLATVAKLGPDPLVGDPVENEERFVRAVGKKSTVIALLLMDQSVVSGIGNVYRAEMLFRQRLNPHTPGRDVPEEIVRALWHDWVRLLAIGVETGQMMTMDGLTSADYRAAMANRDDRHWVYHRAGLPCRICGTEIALEEIGARKLYWCPRCQA, encoded by the coding sequence ATGCCCGAGGGTCATTCCGTCCACCGGATCGCTCGGCAGTTCGACCGCAACTTCGTCGGCAAGACCCTGAGCGCCTCCAGCCCGCAGGGTCGGTTCGCCGAGGGCGCCGCTGTCCTCGACGGACGGGCGGTGGTCAGCGTGCAGGCCGTCGGAAAGCAGATGTTCCTCGAGACGGAGGGCGACCTCTGGCTCCGCGTGCACCTCGGTCTCTACGGCGCCTGGGACTTCGCCGGCGAGATCGTCGTCGATCCGACCATCGCCTCGGCAAACGGCCGGATGGGACAGACGAACCAGCGTGGCACGGTGCTCGATGAGCCTATCCTCGACGATGCCGGGGAGAACTCGCTCGCGTCGATCGGCGCCCCTCGGCGCACCCGCGTGCACGTGCGCATGTCGGAGCAGACGAAAGGCCTCGCGGACGAGGGCATGGAGTGGCCCCCGCCGGTCGTCGGGCAGGTGCGTCTCCGACTGATGACCGACATCACCGCCGCCGATCTGCGTGGACCGACGGCCTGCGTGCTGCAGACGCCGGAGGAGATGCTGGCGACCGTGGCGAAGCTCGGACCCGACCCTCTCGTCGGCGACCCCGTGGAGAACGAGGAGCGCTTCGTCCGCGCCGTCGGGAAGAAGTCGACCGTCATCGCGCTGCTGCTGATGGACCAGTCGGTCGTGAGCGGAATCGGCAACGTCTATCGCGCCGAGATGCTGTTCCGCCAGCGTCTGAACCCGCACACTCCGGGGCGGGACGTCCCCGAGGAGATCGTGCGTGCACTCTGGCACGACTGGGTGCGACTCCTCGCGATCGGGGTCGAGACCGGCCAGATGATGACGATGGACGGGCTCACGAGCGCGGACTATCGCGCGGCGATGGCGAATCGCGACGACCGGCACTGGGTCTACCACCGCGCGGGCCTGCCGTGCCGGATCTGCGGCACCGAGATCGCTCTCGAGGAGATCGGCGCCCGCAAGCTCTACTGGTGCCCGCGTTGCCAGGCATGA
- a CDS encoding FMN-binding negative transcriptional regulator translates to MRQNPSFTLADVPEIRRVIEANPWATIMSAADEGLVASHYAVLLDDARDDLTVVGHVGRPDDLIHGMGARELLIVFQGPHGYISPGWYGDVPAVPTWNYTAVHLAGVPEILTAEENLVVLDRLVERFESRMPEPRRMWERPNDPAYVERLAAGTVGFRLTPTRIVAKRKLSQNKSPETIETVIAALTDDGPYTNPALAAEMRRAQDARRGGKQ, encoded by the coding sequence ATGCGACAGAATCCCAGCTTCACGCTGGCCGATGTGCCCGAGATCCGCCGAGTGATCGAGGCGAATCCGTGGGCGACGATCATGAGCGCCGCCGACGAGGGGCTGGTCGCCTCGCACTACGCCGTGCTCCTGGACGACGCGCGCGACGACCTCACCGTCGTCGGTCACGTCGGGCGCCCGGATGATCTGATCCACGGGATGGGGGCGCGCGAGCTCCTCATCGTCTTCCAGGGACCGCACGGCTACATCTCGCCGGGGTGGTACGGCGATGTCCCGGCGGTCCCCACGTGGAACTACACCGCGGTGCACCTCGCGGGCGTGCCGGAGATCCTCACCGCCGAGGAGAATCTCGTGGTCCTCGACCGACTGGTGGAGCGATTCGAGTCGAGGATGCCGGAGCCGCGCCGGATGTGGGAGCGCCCGAACGACCCGGCCTACGTGGAGCGGCTCGCGGCGGGGACGGTCGGATTCCGGCTGACCCCGACCCGGATCGTCGCCAAGAGGAAGCTCAGCCAGAACAAGTCGCCGGAGACGATCGAGACGGTCATCGCCGCGCTCACGGACGATGGCCCCTACACGAACCCGGCCCTGGCCGCGGAGATGCGGCGTGCGCAGGATGCGCGCCGAGGAGGAAAGCAGTGA
- a CDS encoding amidohydrolase produces the protein MTERGTAIDTIRAVRIAGPGREFLIDDEPVDIFIADGRIVDIAPTGALPAQGEVIDADGTWAVPGLWDNHVHTVQWALTSERAPLGQADSAAAAAAAMSDVAALPDGRRVGTGFRDALWADRPSLEVLDAATGVVPTYLINADVHSVWLNTAALAREGFRTDDGVLRETDAFEISRRLNAVDAAHGDRAMMRAGEQAAARGITGLVDFDMAWSAEAWPRRVQAGFASHRVEFAMYPFDLERAIAAGLRTGELREEPDVPVAGRGLIHVGPLKVITDGSLGTRTAACSHAYPGDPGNFGVLTVPSDELVALLTRATGSGLAVAVHAIGDRAITSALDAFTTTGAVGSIEHVQLVRHADLARFARLGVFASVQPQHAVDDRDLVDRHWAEQTAIGYPLASLRDAGAHLRFGSDAPVSELDPWHAISAAVSRTDDEREPWHPEERITVDQAIEASVRSTLRPGEPADIVLCAVDPRTATGEGLRSMPVVATVLAGHVTHTA, from the coding sequence GTGACGGAACGCGGAACCGCGATCGACACCATCAGGGCCGTGCGGATCGCCGGACCGGGACGCGAGTTCCTGATCGACGACGAGCCGGTGGACATCTTCATCGCGGATGGACGCATCGTCGACATCGCTCCCACCGGCGCGTTGCCGGCGCAGGGCGAGGTGATCGACGCAGACGGCACCTGGGCGGTGCCCGGACTGTGGGACAACCACGTCCACACCGTGCAGTGGGCTCTGACGTCGGAGCGCGCACCGCTCGGCCAGGCGGACTCCGCAGCGGCGGCGGCCGCGGCGATGAGCGACGTCGCAGCGCTCCCGGACGGGCGTCGCGTCGGGACCGGGTTCCGCGACGCCCTGTGGGCCGACCGGCCATCGCTCGAGGTCCTCGACGCCGCGACCGGCGTGGTCCCGACCTACCTCATCAACGCCGATGTGCACAGCGTCTGGCTCAACACGGCCGCCCTGGCGCGAGAAGGGTTCCGCACCGATGACGGGGTCCTGCGCGAGACGGACGCGTTCGAGATCTCCCGTCGCCTGAACGCGGTCGATGCCGCCCACGGCGACCGTGCGATGATGCGCGCGGGGGAGCAGGCGGCCGCGCGCGGCATCACCGGTCTGGTCGACTTCGACATGGCGTGGAGCGCGGAGGCGTGGCCCCGTCGCGTCCAGGCGGGATTCGCCTCGCACCGCGTCGAGTTCGCCATGTACCCGTTCGACCTCGAGCGCGCGATCGCCGCCGGTCTGCGCACGGGAGAGCTCCGCGAGGAGCCCGACGTCCCGGTCGCCGGACGGGGGCTCATCCATGTCGGCCCCCTGAAGGTCATCACCGACGGCTCTCTCGGAACGCGCACGGCAGCCTGCTCGCACGCCTATCCCGGCGATCCGGGCAACTTCGGGGTGCTCACGGTTCCGTCCGACGAGCTCGTCGCACTCCTGACCCGGGCGACCGGCTCCGGGTTGGCCGTCGCCGTGCATGCGATCGGCGACCGGGCGATCACCTCGGCGCTGGACGCGTTCACCACCACGGGTGCCGTCGGCTCGATCGAGCACGTGCAACTGGTGCGGCACGCGGACCTCGCCCGGTTCGCGCGTCTCGGCGTCTTCGCCAGCGTCCAACCGCAGCATGCGGTCGACGACCGCGATCTGGTCGACCGCCATTGGGCGGAGCAGACCGCGATCGGCTACCCGCTCGCCTCCCTGCGCGACGCCGGAGCGCATCTGCGCTTCGGATCCGATGCTCCGGTGTCCGAGCTCGATCCGTGGCACGCCATCTCCGCCGCCGTATCGCGCACCGACGATGAGCGGGAGCCGTGGCATCCGGAGGAGCGGATCACGGTCGACCAGGCGATCGAGGCGAGTGTGCGGTCGACCCTGCGCCCGGGGGAACCGGCCGACATCGTCCTCTGCGCCGTCGACCCACGCACCGCGACGGGGGAGGGTCTCCGGTCCATGCCGGTCGTCGCCACGGTGCTGGCCGGTCACGTCACGCACACCGCGTAA
- a CDS encoding Dps family protein, which yields MSKAQTVSTTAIDPTVAAGAAQFLSPVVLGLQALTVNGKQAHWHVRGANFIGVHELLDTIVAHAGDFADTAAERIVALGLPIDARVNAVSEKAGATAVPAGFTPSDELVRAVISDIDAILVDVKAAVEGLDEVDLTSQDVAIEIQRGLEKDRWFLVSHIAA from the coding sequence ATGAGCAAGGCACAGACCGTTTCCACCACCGCCATCGACCCGACCGTGGCTGCCGGCGCAGCCCAGTTCCTCTCCCCCGTCGTGCTCGGCCTCCAGGCCCTGACCGTCAACGGCAAGCAGGCCCACTGGCACGTCCGCGGAGCCAACTTCATCGGCGTCCACGAGCTGCTCGACACGATCGTCGCGCACGCCGGCGACTTCGCCGACACGGCCGCGGAGCGCATCGTCGCCCTGGGTCTGCCGATCGACGCGCGTGTGAACGCCGTCTCGGAGAAGGCCGGCGCCACCGCGGTCCCCGCAGGCTTCACCCCGTCGGACGAGCTCGTCCGCGCGGTCATCTCCGACATCGACGCCATCCTCGTCGACGTCAAGGCTGCGGTCGAAGGCCTCGACGAGGTCGACCTGACCAGCCAGGACGTCGCGATCGAGATCCAGCGCGGCCTCGAGAAGGACCGCTGGTTCCTGGTCTCGCACATCGCCGCCTGA
- a CDS encoding gamma carbonic anhydrase family protein, with protein sequence MSIAAGASVLALPGSAPSIDGSAFVADGARIIGDVSLAAGSSVWYNAVLRGDSAGIVIGPGSNVQDNVSVHVDSGHPVVVGAKVSIGHNAVVHGCTIGDGTLVGMGAVILSGAVIGAGCLIAGGAVVLGGSEIPAGSLVAGVPAKVRRALDEDERAGLIANADIYLGHSQTHAAATPV encoded by the coding sequence ATGAGCATCGCCGCCGGAGCCTCCGTCCTCGCCCTGCCCGGGAGCGCGCCGTCGATCGACGGATCGGCGTTCGTGGCGGATGGCGCGCGCATCATCGGAGACGTCTCGCTCGCCGCCGGCTCGAGCGTCTGGTACAACGCCGTGCTGCGCGGGGACTCGGCAGGCATCGTCATCGGACCGGGCTCCAACGTGCAGGACAACGTGTCGGTGCACGTCGACTCCGGTCATCCCGTGGTCGTCGGCGCCAAGGTCTCGATCGGGCACAACGCCGTCGTGCACGGGTGCACGATCGGAGACGGCACGCTGGTCGGCATGGGCGCGGTCATCCTCAGCGGTGCCGTCATCGGAGCGGGCTGCCTGATCGCCGGCGGCGCCGTGGTCCTCGGCGGGTCCGAGATCCCCGCCGGATCACTCGTGGCCGGTGTGCCGGCGAAGGTGCGTCGCGCCCTCGACGAGGACGAGCGCGCCGGTCTGATCGCGAACGCGGACATCTACCTCGGCCACTCGCAGACCCACGCGGCGGCGACTCCGGTCTGA
- a CDS encoding universal stress protein, whose amino-acid sequence MSTPRLLIAYDGSTNAKSAVETAASLFPGAEAVLLYARQPMESFAAHLQGHPDFENLQGLAAADLDASELVASEGAELARAHGLKADPLVSSTVSTASEAIIEAAEELDITLIVLGSRGLRGLKATLLGSTSANVLHQATRPTLVIPSDAVARARYESRATGDHA is encoded by the coding sequence ATGTCCACTCCCCGACTCCTGATCGCCTACGACGGCTCGACGAATGCGAAGAGCGCGGTCGAGACCGCCGCATCACTGTTCCCTGGCGCCGAGGCCGTCCTGCTCTACGCCCGACAGCCGATGGAGAGCTTCGCCGCCCATCTGCAGGGCCACCCGGATTTCGAGAACCTGCAGGGGCTCGCCGCCGCGGACCTGGACGCGTCCGAACTGGTTGCTTCCGAGGGCGCGGAACTCGCGCGTGCGCACGGGCTGAAAGCCGACCCGCTCGTCTCATCGACGGTCTCGACGGCATCCGAGGCCATCATCGAGGCGGCCGAAGAGCTCGACATCACCCTGATCGTGCTCGGCTCGCGGGGACTGCGGGGCCTCAAGGCCACGCTGCTGGGCAGCACCTCCGCGAACGTGCTCCACCAGGCCACCCGGCCCACCCTGGTGATCCCGTCGGACGCCGTGGCGCGAGCCCGCTACGAGAGCAGAGCCACCGGAGACCACGCCTGA